In Thermoanaerobacterium sp. PSU-2, the genomic stretch TGTAATAATCGATACTTTGAACCATGCCTAAATCAAACGTAATATAGCTATCCATGCCAAAATCTTTTAAAATGTCGTAAACTCTCTCAAGATAGTTTAGAGCTTTCATGGCGCTTTCAAATTCATATACGCCTTTAGCATCTTCTATAACATCTATACCACCAAAGAAAAGTGGCAAATTAGCTACCAATTCATAGTTACGCCCTGTAATGTTGTTGTATTTTAAAAAATATTCAATCTCTGACTGATTCTTGTCTTTAAGAAGTCCTTTTAAAATGTCTTCTTCTTCCTTAGTTAGCTTCAACTCAAAAAGTATCGACTTAAAAAATTCTGCTTGACCAATATCTACTTTAAAATCTTTTATCCCAATATTTTTAAGAGCCTCAATCGCAACAGATATGCACTCTGCGTCAGAATACTCATGATTTTTACCTATAAGCTCTATTCCTGCCTGTGTAAATTCCCTCATTTTACCTACTTGTGGATTATCATATCTAAAAACATTAGCGATGTAAGAAAATTTAAGCGGATATTCATGGTATTTTGTAGATGCTATTCTCGCCACTTGTGTCGTAACATCAGGCCTTAATGCCAGTAGATCTCCTCTTTTATCAAAAAACCTGTAAATATTGTTTTCGTCGAAAAAAATTCCTGAAGTCGTAGCAAAGTTGTCAAGATACTCAAATGTAGGCGGCATTATCTCTTCGTATCCCGATAATTCAAATGTATTTCTCAATATATTTTCTATGTTTCGCTTGAATCTCAACTCATCAGGCAAAAAATCCTGTACTCCATCAGGTAGATTCTTCATCAAAGCACCTCTTATTATTTTACTTTATTTTTGTAAAGTGATAAAGCAATAACTTGTTATTTAAATAATAATTTATTTTTGTCTATGTGTCAAGTACATTTTCAAAAATCCCACCTTAAAGAAGCTACTACCGGTAAATGATCTGATAAAGCAGAGTCAATGGCCTTTATTGATTCAACGCATATGCCTTTTGAATGCATTATATAATCTATTCTGACATTTTCGCATCCATCCACATAAGTGTGAAAAGCAGAATTTTGAGTATTTACAGCATCTTTAAGCACTCTGATTATTGTAGAATAAGCATCTTCTCCAGGTGTCTCATTAAAATCTCCAGTCATAATTACCGGATATTCCAAATTCGAAACGATCTTCAATATTTCTTGTGACTGCATCAATCTCTCTTTACGATTAAGTCCCAAATGGGTAGTCAAAAACCATATTTTTTTGTTTTCGTTTAGCTGTATTAGCGCTGTCAATACACCCCTTCTTTCACCTGTTGAGTAAATGTGATGATTCTTTTTCTTTACAATAGGATACCTGGAAAGTATTCCATTGCCAAACCATCCAAACCCAATTCTTAAATTGGGTCCAAAAGCATAGTGCATTTTAAGCCTTTTTGCCAGATACTTAATCTCGTTTAAAAAATATGAACGCTTTAAAAACACGTCAACCTCTTGCAACCCGACAATATCAACACCTGTTTCTCTAATCAAATTAGAAATCCCGTACAATGTCAAATTTCCTTCAATATCCTTTCCACCATGAATATTGTACGTCATAACTTTAACAATCATAATATCCCTTCATTTCATGAATTAATTCCAACAATATTATATGCTTAATAAATAAAGCAGAACCTCAATCGAGATTCCGCTTAGCATCATGTTCATTGCTTTTCCTTTTTATCTTCCACAAGCTTTGTAAAAACGTTAAAAAGCTCTATGGGTATAGGGAACAATATAGTAGAATTTTTTTCAGCAGCTATTTCTGGAAGCGTCTGAAGGTATCTCAACTGCAATGCCGCAGGCTCTGTAGATATGACAGCAGCAGCTTCTTTAAGTTTTTGAGATGCTTGAAACTCGCCATCCGCAAAAATGACTTTGGCCCGTCTCTCCCTTTCTGCTTCCGCCTGTTTTGCCATAGCCCTTTTCATCGTATCCGGAAGCTCAATGCTCTTTATCTCCACTGCAGTAACCTTGATTCCCCAAGGATCCGTAGCTTCATCCAACAACTCCCTAAGCTTTTCGTTAAGCTCTGCTCTCTTTGCCAGCATCTCATCAAGTTCATGCTGACCAAGTATTGAGCGCAATGTTGTTTGCCCAAGGAGCGTTGTACTTTGAGTGTAATTAGCGACCTTCGTTATAGCTAGTATAGGATCAAATACATTAAAGTAAACAACAGCATCAACATTTACAGGAACATTGTCTTTTGTAATGACTTCCTGCTTTGCAACATCGATTGTAAAAGTCCTTAAATCTACTTTTATTACTCTATCTATTCCAAATGGAAATATGACATTAAATCCAGGTCCTAAAAGTCCAGACAGTTTCCCGAATCGAAACAAGACTCCCCTTTGGTACTCCGTAATTACCTTTACCATGCCAGGCAGTATTATAAACGGTATGATGACTAATACAATGCCAATCACCGCAAAATTGACGTTCATATTTATTACCGCATATATATCCAAACCACACCAAATTATGAACGTCACTAGCATGAAGTAGAAATTTGCCATGATCTTTCTTGATGCTGCTATTGCCATCCATACAATCCACCAAATACCTTCAATAGCGAAAACACCAATAAAGACAGTGTTTAAAATTGAGATTGCCGATGCATCCATACTATTGCATCTCCTTTCTAAAAATCATCTTCAATTCTAATATTACCCAATTAATTTTCAATTTCAAGCATTAAATTATAAATTTTACATTAATTTTTAAATTGTTTCATATGGAACAAATTGTAAATAATAACTTTTTATGATGTTTCTCTACTAATCTTTTTAGAATTGAGAACAAACACAAATGAAAACAGAGCTAATATAAAGACGATTGCTTCTACGGCAAAAATGCTTTTTACAACTTTAGATTGATATAATGCAGAAAATATATCTGTTGCAAAATGAAGTAACAACGCATAAATAAAGTATTTAATTTTACTATTTTTCACACTGTAAAATACTAAAATTGAAAGCGCTATTTGTATTGTAAAAGCAAACAACCTTTCAAAACCACTTAACAAAAACATATACGACGGTGTATTGATAATAGAGCTTTTTATTTGTTGGACTGCTGCAGCAGGCAGTTTTGCCTTTAAAGCATCTAATGAGCCTGATTTTATCATGTATGAATACACCAAATTATTTATGTTACTAATGCCGCCAATAATGACTGCTTCTGCACCACCGTGTCCTAATCCATAACTTAAGCCATCTTTCCATTCGCGATATTTTTTTAGTAGTATTTTAAAACCTATAAGTCTTCCAAATTCCTCAAACACAGCCGCAGCACACGCGCCGTATATTGCATAAACATATGGGTATTTTAAAATATCAGTGTATTTAAATACAAATTGGTGAAGCAATGACTCTAAAATTAAAGCGAAAACAACGAAAATCAATACACCTGTTGCAAGAACTTTAAATGAAATCCTAAACCTTTTATAGCAGTAAATGATTAAAATTACAGGCGTCAAAATGGATATTGCCACTGAAATAATGATAAAGTAAATCTTTATATCATTGACCATACTTTTTCATCCTTTCTAATCATTTTATTAATGCTATCACTGAAATTATCAATATAACTGCCAATACAAATAGCCACGCTGTTGGCCTTGCAAAATTGAAAGTCCAGCCTACGCCAAATCGCTTCTCTACAAACAACGCTGGATCGTCAGGATTGTAGTAAATGAGCCCTCCTTTCCAATATTTATCGTCGTCTCTATCAACTGACGTCGACTTCTCATTTTCTTTGCCTATTTTTATCCTTTCACCACCTTGACCAGTCTTTATAGATAAGATTATCACAGCGATTGTTATGATCAATGCCAACAACAATGAAAAAATAGCCATAATATTTTGCCAACCCTTACCTACTCCGTACATAATAAACGCTGTTACCATCAACATAGCGTTGATTAGAATAGATGTAAACACAACGAAACCCGACCATATTCTCCTAAACCTTAAATTCTTTTCCTTTGAAATCTCTGGATCCGAAGGATCTATCTGTTGTTTAGCTAATTCAATCATCTTGAATGCAAAAAACATCAAACCTGTCATAAACGCCTGTACTATGCATATTGAAAACACTGACAAAATTGACTTATCAGCAAATGAATCTGCTTCACCTCGAAAATTAAAATGCATTGGTATTCTTTGTGGTATCTTCGGATACATATATATCCCTACAACTAATGTCAAAATTGCTATTGCTGCCGGCAATAAAAACCATAAAGGTGATACAACTATCTTTTCCTTTCTAAAATCTATGTCTACAACTGCTACTTCTTTTTTCCCCTTGCTCCACTCCCTTTTAGATTTTAATGCAGCTATTTCATGGTGGGCTTTCATATACATTGCAAGCATAATGATTACTTCAACAAAAATACCACCAACAGCAAAATTTATGTTTCTCATTCTGCTGATGACAAGAATCAAAAAGATTAAACTTATAGTCAAAAAATTTATTATATAAGAAGTTTTAATCCTTTGAAGCTCCTTATCATTTAAAAAGTCCTTAGGAACATGAACACCAAATACAATAGTCTTGCGAGTAATGAATGGCGTAATAACACCTATTATGATTAATATGAAATATGGCATCAAAAGATTGATAAAATATAATCCCTTCACTTAAAAGACCTCCTATTCTCCGTTTTTAAATTTATGCAATATATCTTCACATATCTTCAATATTTCATCTTGCATCATTCCTCTTGAATACGCATTTGCTAATATTGGCTGAAGATCTTTCTCCAATTTCTCGATAAAATTATCATCAGCAAAAGCATTTTTAGTTACAACGTAGCCTTTCCTTCTATGAACGCTTAGAAATCCTTCATCTTTCAAAAGATCGTAAGCCTTTTTCACTGTATGAAGATTTATGCCGAAATCACTTGCCAATTGCCGTATTGATGGCATCTCATCGCCTTCTTTAAGCAATCCTAAAGCTATTCCTTCTATTATTTGATTTTTTATTTGCGTATATATGGGAACATCTGACTCAAACTCTATCTTTAACAGCAATGTCCACCTTCACCTCCACTGTAATATCTGTTATATATATAGTATAACAAATATTACAAAAAGTCAATCACATTTATAAATCATATAAGAAAAATCAGCAGATAGACTTCATCTGCTGATTTTTATGCTTTTACAGGTACTTTCGTTCCCATAACCACGAGAACATGATGTATCTTCCCATCATCTTTTAGAATGAATTTGTTATCATCAACTACATTCCCATCTACAGAAATTTCACGTACGCCTCTGTTGACCATTTCGGGGTTTTCCACTTCGATTACATACTTCGTGTCATTTTTGTACATGTACTCTATTTTATACCTCGCCCAATCTTTTGGAACGCATGGATTGATGACAATTGCATCTCCTTCTTTCTTAAACCCCAAAATGTGCTCAATGCCAACTCTATACATCCATCCTGAAGAACCAGTATACCACGTCCAACCTCCTCTGCCTGTATTCGGCTCCACGGCATATACATCGGCTGCCATGACATAAGGCTCTACTTTGTACCTGGAGTTTTCTATAGGTGTCCTTGTATGGTTTATAGGATTTATCATAGAGTAAAGCCTATAAGCCTTGTCGCCATCACCAATCATTGCGTAAGCCATTATAGCCCATATTGCAGCGTGGGTGTATTGACCTCCATTTTCTCTTACACCAGGCACATACCCTTTTATATAGCCAGGATTCAAATCTCCTTTATCGAATGGCGGCGAAAGAAGCTTAATTATTGCATTGTCGTAGTCCACCAAGTAATTTTCAAGTGCATCAAGTGCTTCTTTCACTCTATCCCATTTTGCTGCACCTGAGATTGCAGCCCATGATTGCGCTATAGAATCTATTTTGCACTCATTATTCTGACTTGAACCAAGCGGAATTCCATTATCGAAATACGCCCTCCTATACCAGCTTCCATCCCAGCCATATTCTTCAATTGATTTTATTATGTCATTGGCAACTCCTTCATATTTTTCACACCTTTCATGGTCATTTTTCTCAATGCATATCTTAGAGAATTTTTTAAGTGTTACATGCATAAACCAACCAAGCCACACGCTTTCACCTTTTCCTTTATTGCCTACCATATTCATGCCATCGTTCCAGTCTCCAGATCCCATCAGCGGTATTCCATGCTGTCCAAATTTCAGTGAATGTTCTATAGCCCTTATGCAGTGCTCATAAACTGTGGCAGTTTCATCTGATACCTTAGGTCTGCCATACCTTTCATCTTCATCATCTTTTAAAGGTTCTTCGTCTAAAAACGGAATTTGTATATCTAATATTTTTGTATCATCTGTTACGGAGACATAATCCGCAACAGCGTACGGCAACCATAAAAGGTCATCTGAGTATTTCGTGCGTATTCCTTTGTCGGTTACAGGATGCCACCAGTGGAGTACGTCACCTTCTTTAAACTGGTGTGCACAAGCATTTAATATTTGCGCTCTCGTAAGCTCTGGTGCAACGTACACAACATTCACAGTATCTTGTAGTTGATCTCTAAATCCGTACGCACCACCGGACTGATAGAATGCAGACCGGGCCCAAATCCTACATGATATAGTCTGATACAATAGCCAGCCATTTAAAAGCAAATCGAAAGATTTGTCAGGTGTCGCTACATTTATTGTGCCGACAAAGTTGTTCCAGAACGTATTGACGTAATTCAATGCCTCTTTTACATTATTCATATTCTTGTAATAACTTACAATACGTCTGACATCATCTAAAGACATTCCAGTTCCCAATAAAAATGACAGCTCTTTTTCTTCATTATCTTCTAATTCGACAACAACTTGAATCGCGGCACATGGGCTTAACCCAATTCCTACATTATTCGATAGAGATTCCATTTTTAATGCTTCGGGTCGTTTAGTGTCAAAATCAGATCCCAGAAATTCCGACATGTTTCCTGTATATGATTGAACTTTGACAGATGAACTTATAAAGGAAATCCTGTCCTTAAAATCTTCATTGTACACATTTCTTATTAAGAGCCCATCGATTTCTTCATTCATCTCTGTAACCACATATGGCGATGTTATGCTTTCTGAAACGCCTAATACAGGTTTTATAAAGTAATACAAACTCAACCTTCTTTTCTCGCCACTTACGTTTTTTAACTTTACAAGCGATATTTTAACGGTATCGTTCATAGGCACAAACTCTAACATCTCATGGTTAATCCCTGAACATCCATGTTTAAATAAAGAATATCCGAATCCATGCTCAATCACATATTGTCCCTTATCCCTTAGCGGCTTTGGTGTTATCGTCCAATATTCACCTGTAAAGTCATCTCTTAAGTACAGAATCTCCCCGCCTTCGTCCAAAACAGGATCGTTTGACCATGGAGTAATTTTATATTCTCTGCTGTTTTCTGCCCATGTAAAACCGCTTCCTGATTCTGAAACTTGAAATCCAAATTTATAGTTTGATACAACATTTATCCAAGGCATAGGCGTTACCTTGTCGTCATCTAAATTTATAACGTATTTATGTCCATCTAAAGAAAATCCACCATACCCATTGCTGTAATGCAATTGCAAATTCTCTCTAAGTGGAACTGGATATGCCTTTCTTATGTTGCTTTCATCTATATTAAGCAATTTAGCTTTTTTAATATTTTTTGCTTCATTATATTCAATTTGTTTTTCAATAGGCATATCAGCAGTAAGAGATAATTTTGCTACTGTATTTAGCAAAATGTAATCTTCCTCTTTTAAACTACTTCTATTTATCAGAAACACTCCACCAAACTGCCCCATTATGTTATATGCAAAACTTCCATTTATCACGTCTTTGATTCTATCGCCCAATGAATCAATATATCCGCCTTTGTCATTGTTTAAAATCACTAAATCTACGTATAGCCCTTTCATTCTCCAATATTCATGAGCCTTAAGAAGCTTTTTTAATACAGGCAATTCCTCTTTTTTGCGTATTTCCAAAAGCACTATCGGTATATCCCCCGATATTCCATATGCCCACAGCCCAGATTGACCTTTTTGGTTTTTCAATATAGTATCTTTTTTTGCTATCCTGACGTGGCTTGAAAATACTATATGTGGAAGCATACTTTGGAAAAGCCATAATTCATCTGATTTAAGATTTAGGTAGTCTAATTCGACTTTGCCTCTGGATATTGACATTTCAAAGGCTCTTTCCGTCGCACTGGCATTTTTGTACTTATTAGCCAATTTGACTGCTTCTGCTTTTGATTCTGCTACAGCAGTAATGTATACAACTTTCACCGTTTCATTTGGTTCTAACTTAATCCTCTTTCTCAATGACATGACAG encodes the following:
- the hisZ gene encoding ATP phosphoribosyltransferase regulatory subunit codes for the protein MKNLPDGVQDFLPDELRFKRNIENILRNTFELSGYEEIMPPTFEYLDNFATTSGIFFDENNIYRFFDKRGDLLALRPDVTTQVARIASTKYHEYPLKFSYIANVFRYDNPQVGKMREFTQAGIELIGKNHEYSDAECISVAIEALKNIGIKDFKVDIGQAEFFKSILFELKLTKEEEDILKGLLKDKNQSEIEYFLKYNNITGRNYELVANLPLFFGGIDVIEDAKGVYEFESAMKALNYLERVYDILKDFGMDSYITFDLGMVQSIDYYTGLIFRVFVKDLGYAICAGGRYDNLLKNYGKDLPATGFAISVERAMLAVQSQSGITTKKPKRVAVVFDERNRKVAYDIAVRLRRQGNIAELVNMDNSEYANRKKFDEIIKAGV
- a CDS encoding endonuclease/exonuclease/phosphatase family protein, producing the protein MIVKVMTYNIHGGKDIEGNLTLYGISNLIRETGVDIVGLQEVDVFLKRSYFLNEIKYLAKRLKMHYAFGPNLRIGFGWFGNGILSRYPIVKKKNHHIYSTGERRGVLTALIQLNENKKIWFLTTHLGLNRKERLMQSQEILKIVSNLEYPVIMTGDFNETPGEDAYSTIIRVLKDAVNTQNSAFHTYVDGCENVRIDYIMHSKGICVESIKAIDSALSDHLPVVASLRWDF
- a CDS encoding slipin family protein; the protein is MDASAISILNTVFIGVFAIEGIWWIVWMAIAASRKIMANFYFMLVTFIIWCGLDIYAVINMNVNFAVIGIVLVIIPFIILPGMVKVITEYQRGVLFRFGKLSGLLGPGFNVIFPFGIDRVIKVDLRTFTIDVAKQEVITKDNVPVNVDAVVYFNVFDPILAITKVANYTQSTTLLGQTTLRSILGQHELDEMLAKRAELNEKLRELLDEATDPWGIKVTAVEIKSIELPDTMKRAMAKQAEAERERRAKVIFADGEFQASQKLKEAAAVISTEPAALQLRYLQTLPEIAAEKNSTILFPIPIELFNVFTKLVEDKKEKQ
- a CDS encoding YhfC family intramembrane metalloprotease, whose amino-acid sequence is MVNDIKIYFIIISVAISILTPVILIIYCYKRFRISFKVLATGVLIFVVFALILESLLHQFVFKYTDILKYPYVYAIYGACAAAVFEEFGRLIGFKILLKKYREWKDGLSYGLGHGGAEAVIIGGISNINNLVYSYMIKSGSLDALKAKLPAAAVQQIKSSIINTPSYMFLLSGFERLFAFTIQIALSILVFYSVKNSKIKYFIYALLLHFATDIFSALYQSKVVKSIFAVEAIVFILALFSFVFVLNSKKISRETS
- a CDS encoding DUF5808 domain-containing protein, translated to MKGLYFINLLMPYFILIIIGVITPFITRKTIVFGVHVPKDFLNDKELQRIKTSYIINFLTISLIFLILVISRMRNINFAVGGIFVEVIIMLAMYMKAHHEIAALKSKREWSKGKKEVAVVDIDFRKEKIVVSPLWFLLPAAIAILTLVVGIYMYPKIPQRIPMHFNFRGEADSFADKSILSVFSICIVQAFMTGLMFFAFKMIELAKQQIDPSDPEISKEKNLRFRRIWSGFVVFTSILINAMLMVTAFIMYGVGKGWQNIMAIFSLLLALIITIAVIILSIKTGQGGERIKIGKENEKSTSVDRDDDKYWKGGLIYYNPDDPALFVEKRFGVGWTFNFARPTAWLFVLAVILIISVIALIK
- a CDS encoding GntR family transcriptional regulator, producing MLLKIEFESDVPIYTQIKNQIIEGIALGLLKEGDEMPSIRQLASDFGINLHTVKKAYDLLKDEGFLSVHRRKGYVVTKNAFADDNFIEKLEKDLQPILANAYSRGMMQDEILKICEDILHKFKNGE